The genomic stretch GCCGGTAGGCCGCGTGTTCCGGGGGCCTGGGTGCCATGTTCCGGTTCCTTCGTATCCCGATATGCCGAAAGATACTCACTCTTCCGCCGGTTGCCGCCCGGCGACATCCCGGCGCTCGCCGTGGATCGAGAGACCGGGCCGGAAGAGTCGTTCGCACCCGTTGCCCCGGATCTCTTTAGGATCCGGGTGCAGGGAGTGGCTTTCACCGTTTCCGGGAGCGTGAAGAGTCGCTTCTCGCGGACAATGACCGGCTCCGACCCGCGTCCCTCCCCGTGAAGCAGGTTCCCGTCGTTTCCGGAAAGGATAACTCCTCGCGGGGTGAGGACGTACTATGGAGCGCACCACGTCCGGGGCAGGCCGGTGTACGGCGGGGTCGCCGGCGCCAAAGGCGGACCGAACGGCCCTCCTCGCGGAGATCGCCGCGTTCGTCCGCGAGCACGGGGATATCCTTGCCCGATACCACCTCCATTCGATGGAGGACCTCAACCGCATCGAGCAGGAGTGCTGGAGGCTGCACGACGCGGCGTGCAGCAGGGGCGCCTGCGGGAGCGCCGGGGAACTCGTGGAACTCGAGTACCTCATCGGCAGGGCGAAGGAGATGAAGGCGAAGAGGATGGAGGGCGAGAGGGGGCCGGGTTAAGCCGGCATCCTTCAATTGGTCATCAGAGCGAGAATCCCCCGCAGGATATCGATCGGTTCGGGCGGGTTGCCCGGGATCTTCAGGTCGACGGGGAGGACGGCATCGACCCCGCCGAGGACCGCGTAGGTTCCCCGGTAGATCCCGCCGTCGCAGGCGTCGTCGCCGACCGCGACGACGTACTTCGGGGCGGGCATCGCCTCGTAGGTCTTCTTCACCGCAACCTCCATGTTCCGCGTCACGGCGCCCGTGACGAGGAGGAGATCCGCGTGGCGGGGCGACGCGACGAACGAGACGCCGAACCGCTCCACGTCGTAATGCGGAGACGAGAGGAGGTTGATCTCGATCTCGGTCGCGTTGTCGCTCCCGGAATCGAGCTCGCGGATGGCGAGGCTCCGCCTCATCCGGGCGTCGACGGCTCTCTTCAGCGCTCTCCCGACCGCCTCGACCTCCGGGTCGCAGGGGGAGATCTCTTCGGTCGGCCTTCTGGATACAATATTCTTCAGTATCGGTAGCATTCTCGTCACCTCAGAGATCCGTCCCCGCGTAGGAGAGGTCGAGGCTCTTGTTGATCACCGGGAAGTCCGCCACGATGTTGCCCATCACCGCGTGCTGGATCGCCTGCCAGTTGCAGAAGGATGCGGTCCTGACCGAGTAGCGGTCGATCCTGCCCTCCCTCACCCGGACATGGTGGACGTTCTGCCCGCGGGCGGACTCGACCATCGCCCGGGCATACCCGTCCGGCACGCCGCCCACATCCGCCATCACCGGGCCGTCCGGCAGGCGTTCGAGGCACGCCCGGATCATCGCGAGCGAGTCCATCACCTCGGACGCCCGGAGGCTGAACCGGGCGAGCACGTCCCCGCCCGTGAGCATCCGCACCGGTATGGCGAGATCGGCGTAGGCGCCGTAGGGGTGATCCCGGCGGACGTCGCGGATCGAGCCCGACGCACGGGCGGTGGGACCGGTGAGGTGGAGCGGGCGGATGAACCGCGGCTCGACGACCCCGGTCGTCGCAAACCGGTCGATGACCGTCGGGGAGGCGAGGACGACCCGCAGCGACTCCCGGAACCGCTCCTCCGCACCGGGCAGGAAGTACGAGAGCGCCCGGAGCCGGTCGTTTGATGGGTCCGCGCCCACGCCGCCGATCCTGACGGCGCCCCGCATGAACCGCGACCCGGTCAGGTCGCGGTTGAGGCGGAAGATCTCCTCGCGGAGCACCGTGAACCGGCTCGCGCCCACGGGGTAGGCGACGTCCACGAGCATCCCGGCCAGGCTCCCGAGATGGGAATGGATGCGCTCGAGTTCGGCGTAGATCGTCCTGAGGTACTCCGCACGTCCGGGGACGGCGACGCCCGCGATCCGCTCGACCGCAAGTGCAAAGCCGAGGGCGTTCGCGACACTCTCGTCGCCGCTGACCGCTTCCGCGACGGCGACGCACTCGTCCGGCCTCTTCCCCTCGGCGAGTTTCTCGATCCCCCGGTGCTTGTAGAACATCCGCACCTCGAGGTTCACGACGGTCTCCCCGACCGCGCTGAACCTGAAGTGGCCCGGCTCGATGATCCCGGCGTGCACCGGCCCGACCGGGATCTGGTACACGCCCTTCCCCTCGACCGGCATGAACTGGTACTCCTCCTCCGGCGGGATGGCGGTCACCGGCGAGAACGGCCTGTTCGGGACCGATTTCTTCATCGGATGGAACCCCTCCGGGTAACACTCGTGGAGGACGAGCCTTCGCCGGTCAAACGCACCGGGAAAATCAATCCCGAAGAGATCCCGGATCTTTCGCTCGTACCACGACGCCGACGAGAAGACGCAGTCCACGGACGGGGCCGATTCGCCGTCGAGCGTGCACGAGAGCGTGAGGGTCCCCGGGATGCCCGCCTTCTCCATGCAGTAGAGCAGGCCGGCCGTTCCTTCCCGGTCGAACCCCTCGACGCAGGTGAGGTCGACGAGTTCGAAGCCCCGTTCCGCGGCCGTTCCGCAGAGCCTGACGACGTCGCCGGGCGCGACCCGGAGCAGGACCTCTCCCGGCCGGACCTCTTCGGGGACGGCGCCGGGGGCGAGCGCCCCGGCCTCGGCAACCATCTCTCTCCCCGTCACGTCAGACACCTCCGAACCCGAGTTCGGCGACGATATCGGTTATCACCGAGACCTCCTCTGCCGGGAACCAGAGGCCCTGGACAGCGATGATGACGATGAGCA from Methanoculleus chikugoensis encodes the following:
- a CDS encoding NADH-quinone oxidoreductase subunit B family protein, encoding MLPILKNIVSRRPTEEISPCDPEVEAVGRALKRAVDARMRRSLAIRELDSGSDNATEIEINLLSSPHYDVERFGVSFVASPRHADLLLVTGAVTRNMEVAVKKTYEAMPAPKYVVAVGDDACDGGIYRGTYAVLGGVDAVLPVDLKIPGNPPEPIDILRGILALMTN
- a CDS encoding NADH-quinone oxidoreductase subunit C, producing MSDVTGREMVAEAGALAPGAVPEEVRPGEVLLRVAPGDVVRLCGTAAERGFELVDLTCVEGFDREGTAGLLYCMEKAGIPGTLTLSCTLDGESAPSVDCVFSSASWYERKIRDLFGIDFPGAFDRRRLVLHECYPEGFHPMKKSVPNRPFSPVTAIPPEEEYQFMPVEGKGVYQIPVGPVHAGIIEPGHFRFSAVGETVVNLEVRMFYKHRGIEKLAEGKRPDECVAVAEAVSGDESVANALGFALAVERIAGVAVPGRAEYLRTIYAELERIHSHLGSLAGMLVDVAYPVGASRFTVLREEIFRLNRDLTGSRFMRGAVRIGGVGADPSNDRLRALSYFLPGAEERFRESLRVVLASPTVIDRFATTGVVEPRFIRPLHLTGPTARASGSIRDVRRDHPYGAYADLAIPVRMLTGGDVLARFSLRASEVMDSLAMIRACLERLPDGPVMADVGGVPDGYARAMVESARGQNVHHVRVREGRIDRYSVRTASFCNWQAIQHAVMGNIVADFPVINKSLDLSYAGTDL